The sequence below is a genomic window from Sporanaerobacter acetigenes DSM 13106.
TGAAAGATTTAGAAAACATATTGGAGTAGACCCAAAGGGCATAATGAGTGCCGTGTTTGATAATATAAAAGCCGGTGCAACTGTCAGAGGTGCTAGTACTATAACACAACAATTAGCAAGAAACTTATATTTAAACAATGACAAAAAATTAGATAGAAAAATAAAAGAAGCCTATCTTGCTATGCAAATGGAAAAAGCTTTGACTAAAGATCAAATATTAGAGGCCTATTTAAATAGGATAGATTTAGGTCAAGGTGCCTTTGGGGTTCAAGAGGCAGCTCAAACATACTTTTCAAAAAATGTAGATGAACTAACCATTGCAGAAAGCGCTCTTTTGGCTGGAATAGTAAAGAGTCCTTCGAAGTATTCACCATATTTTACAGTTAGACCTGAAGATTTTAATGGTGATACACAAGAAGAAATTGGGCAAGTAGATAAATTTGGAGAAAAATTCATTGTCATAAGTAATAGCAATGCTATTAAAAGACAGCATGTAGTTTTAGGCAAAATGAAAGAACTTGGATATATTACTGATAAAGAATATAACGAAGCAATAAACGAAGATATTAAAACAATTCTAAAACCTGGACAAAAGAAAATAAATGGTATATCTTCTTATTTCACAGACTATGTAAAAGTACAAGCAATAGAAGCAATGATGGGAAAATTGGGATATACTAGAGAACAAGCTGAAAAAGAATTGTACACAGGTGGACTCAAAATCTATTCCACTATGGATGTAAACATGCAACACAAGATAGAAGATATCTATACGAATTTTACTGAAATATTATTTGGAAATCCCCAAAAATTGAAAGGTCCAGTTCTTATTGACTGGTCTTTGGACAAGAACAAAAATATAGTAGATGAAAGAAAAAAAATCATATACTATAGACAAGAAAATCTATTTGATGAAAATTTCAATCTTGTAATAGAAAAGGGAACTTTTGAAATTCGAGATGGAAATATAGCTATAAACAATAAAAAAATTACTCCATATAAAAATAATATAGATATTGGGGATTATTATGCTATTGATGATAAGAAAAATTTAGTTACTCATTCTGTAGGCAGTTTAACTTTGCCTGAAGATGGATTTAGAATGGAAGAAAACGGTGAAGTATTAATACTAAATACTTTTTTATCACAAAAAGAAGATTTTCATAGAATTGATGAAAATGGCAATCTGATTATTAATTCAAATTATTTCTATAGGAGTAAAGATGGAATTGTGCAACCACAATCCGCAACTGTAATTATGGACTATAGAACCGGAGCAATAAAAGCCTTGGTAGGTGGAAGAGATATAAAAGGAAACAAACTTTTAAATAGAGCTACTTCCTCTCAAAGGCAACCAGGTTCATCTATAAAACCAATTGCTGTATATCTTCCAGCTCTTGATAATGGATTTACTGCAGCTTCAATCATAGATGATATTCCACACTACAACGAAAATGGAGAATTATGGCCAAAAAACTGGTACAGTGGCTATAGAGGTCTTACTACTTTAAGGAATAGCGTAGAACAATCTATAAATGTAAATTCAGTAAAAGTACTAGAATCCATAGGAATAAATACTTCTTTAGAATATTTAAAGCGCCTTGGGATAATTAATGAGGAACATCCCGAAAAAGACAATTTTATATCAAGAGCTGAAAATAAAGCAAATAATGATGAAAATTTAGCTGCACTAGGCCTTGGTGGTATGACTAAAGGATTAACGCCACTAGAAATGACAGCAGCTTATGGTGCAATTGCAAATAGTGGAACTTACACAGAACCTATAACTTTTACAAAAATATTAGATAAAGATGGCAATGTCCTTATTGAAAACAACCCTAAACAAAATATGGTGGTATCACCAGAAATAGCTTATATAATGTCTGATATTTTAAGAACTACAGTAGCTAACGGAATTGCTGGAAGAGCGCAGATTCCCAAAATGCCTACAGCAGGTAAAACTGGCACTACTCAAGAAAATGCAGATGCATGGTTTGTAGGATTCACTCCATATTATGTATCTGCTGTATGGATAGGAAATGACTCACCTACGATAAAGTTAACAAAAGGAAGTGCCATGGCCGCTGAACTTTGGAAAAATATAATGATAAAAGTCCATGAAAATCTAGAGCCCCAAAATTTTGAAATGCCACCAAATATAGTAAAAGTAAGTATATGTAGTCAATCTGGAAAATTACCTTCAGAAATATGTAGCAGAGATCCTAGAGGAAATACAATTATAAGTGAAATCTTTGCCAAAGGTACTGAACCTAGAGAACATTGCAATACTCATGTAGTACTAGATATTGACACAACTACAGGAAAAATCGCAAATGAATACTGTCCTAAAGAGCTTATTCAAAGTAAAGTATTCATAAAGAGAGAACCACCATACAATCCTGCAGATCACAATGGCATTATGCCAAAAGATTATCAATACACTGCGCCATGGGAAATTTGTCCTGTACACAATCAAGAAAATGCTATAGATGAATGGATAGATGAGCAATTCAATGAAGAAAACAATGGTGAAGAAGAACCACCCATTGAAGAAAATCCAGAAAACGATGTGGAAAATCCAAACAATGGAAATGGAAACAATCAAAATGACCAAACTCCAGGAAATAACGGAAATGATAATGGAAATGGAAACTAAGGAAGATATTCTTCCTTAGTTTTTTGTTTTTGGGTTAGATACCACAGCCATTATATATCCAAAAATAATAGCTGCCGCTATTCCGCCTGCTGTAGCTTCCAATCCTCCTGTAAAAGCTCCTATAAGCCCACTTTTATCAACCCCTTTAAATACTCCCTTACACAAAGCATACCCAAATCCTGTGAGAGGTACAGACGCCCCTGCACCTGCAAAATTAATCAGTGGTTCATAAATTCCAACAGCAGTGAGAATTACTCCTGATGTGACATATATGACTAAAATATGAGCTGGAGTCAATTTTGTCGTATCCATAATGATTTGAGCTACAACACAAATAAGTCCTCCAACTATAAAAGCTCTCAAATACTCCATATTTCTACCTCCTATTATTTTTCATTGGAAATAGTAACTGCATGGGCTATCCCTGGTATAGATTCACCTTGCTGTGTCATAGTTGGTGAATGTAAAGCCCCTGTAGAAATGAGCAACACTTTATTTAAATTTCCATTCAACATTTCATTGTATATATAGCCATTGAATACAACGGCGGAACACCCGCAACCACTTCCACCAGCATGGGTATCCTGCTTTTTGCTATCAAATATTTTTATTCCACAGTCAGTATATACTTTGGAAATATCATATCCCTGCTCTTTCATAAAATCTACGACTATATCTTTTCCTACATGCCCTAAATCTCCCGTGATGATTAAATCATAGTCATCTGGTGTATGGCCTGTATCCTTAAAATGAATAGAAATAGTATCTATCGCTGCTGGTGCCATAGCTGCCCCCATATTGTTTACATCTTTTATTCCCGGATCTATAATCTTTCCAGTAGTAATATATGTAATATAAGGGCCACCACCTTCTGAAGACAAAATAGAAGCTCCAGCACCTGTAACTGTCCATTGAGCTGAAAACGGTCTTTGAGTTCCAAATTCTAAAGGATATCTATATTGTCTTTCAGCTGTACTAAAATGACTGGAAGTAGCACAAGCTACCTTGTCAGCAAAACCACCGTCTATAATCATAGCCCCTAAGCTCAAAGATTCAGACATTGTAGAACAAGCCCCATATAATCCAAAATAGGGAACACCCAATTGCCTAGCACAATAAGAAGATGTTGTGATTTGATTTAGCAAATCACCAGAAAAAAGGTATTCTATATCTTGCTCTGACAAATTGCCTTTTGAAATAGCAAGTTTGACGGCCTCTTCTTGCATTTTACTTTCACATTTTTCCCAAGATTCTTGTCCCCATTTATCATCTTCTAAAATTAAATCAAAATAATTTTTCAGTGGTCCTTCACCTTCTTTGGGACCTACTATAGTGGCTGTGCTGACAATAGAAGGAGGATTCTCAAATTTAATAGTTTGTTCTCCTATTTTTTTTAGTGCCATATTACTTACCTCCTCCCAACAAAAGATAGATAATTCCAACCATTATAGAACTTCCCACACCATAAACAAGCACTGGTCCTGCTATAGTGAACATCTTTGCTGCAACTCCAAATACATATCCTTCTCTTTTAAATTCCATTGCAGGAGATACTATGGAATTGGCAAACCCTGTTATAGGTACAGCAGCTCCAGCTCCTCCTACCTTTGATATCTTATCATAAATCCCTATACCTGTTAAAAATGAACCTAAAAAAACTAAAAGTACAGATGTTCCAGCTGCAACTTCATTTTCATCCAAGCCTCTCCCTATAAGCCAATTTTTAATTACTTGACCTAATATACATATAAGCCCACCTACTACAAAAGCCCAAAATATATTTTTAAAATAAGTAGGTCTTGGTACTTTTCTTTCTGCATATTCTTGATAATCCTTTTTATTTAATTTATCCATATTTTACTCCTTTCTATATCATTTTATAAGTATTAGCCAATGTGCAAGGGAACCTACCACTTTTCCCATGACTATTGCCAATATCAAATAAGTAACATAATCTCTTAAATCTAATTTTCTAGCTACTACAGGAACTACATTCAACACTTCTGCCAGTGCGGATGCAAATAATCCAACAAATATACCAAAAAACAATCCAAAGAACACTGACATATATTTATTTAATTTAAAAGAAATGTTTAATGAAAAAATTAAACTAAACAAAAACATTCCCAACGTAAACATTCTCTGATACAATACCACATGTTTGTCAGTATCTGAAATTTGTGCAAGTCTAGGTATAATACCAAGCAATGTAATAAAAGCTGCTGCTGCATTTCCTACAACAATGCCCCCTGATACAGAAAGAACTATAAGGAAAAACTTTTTTAGCATTTTCCTACCACCTTCTAAAGAGGATTATTTGTATCTTTAATCTTTTGTATGATAAACTCATCTACGTTTTTATTGTACAAGTCCATTTCCACTTCCAGTGGTCCTGGTTCTTTTCTTCTAGTTCTATTGCTAAAATTGGAGCTAAAAAATGCTGTCATTCCTATTCCTATTCCTATAGAATAAGGAATGAGCATTATGAGGGGATTGTGCTTTCCTTCACCAGTCACAATAAAATATAATTTTTCCATAGAACCTTTCATATTTACATCTTCATGAAAGTTTACTATCGCCAATCCTGCACCTAAAAATAATGCTATACATACAAATAACATCTTCAGTATTTTAAAAAAATTGCTTTTTTTCTTTGAAGATTTTACTTCAATAAGTATTTCTTCTTTACCCACCATATTTACTTCAACATCATCTCTCTCATTTTCAATTTTATTGATAATATCTATGGCAGAAACAAAATCCGAAATTTCTTCTTCTTTTGCTTTATATATTTTTAGATTTTCAAGATATTTTTGAACATTAGAATTCTTGCAATAGATTTCAGCTACATCTGTTAGCAATACATTACTATTGGGTTCAGCAGAATACCTAGATTCTAATTTTATGTATATTTGATCTTTATCCATGTCTTTCACTCCCTAAATTATATATGTAATTTTACTTACGAATTTTGCTTTTTTAGGAACATATTTGTTAGAATTGTTAGTTCTATAAAATATTAAACCAATTGAAAAAGATAATACTAAAACTAAAACTATAATTATTTTTTTAGTTGCAAATTTTTTCACCCTATCACTCCAATTTAAAAATTCTAATTTTAGTATTTGCACTTATTTAATTTTCATTCAAAAAAAAAGGCATGTATTCATGCCTTAACTAACATATTTCTTATATCTTCCAATATTCTTTTTTCTATTCTAGACACTTGAACTTGAGATATTCCCAGCATTTCTGCCACTTCAACTTGAGTTTTATCCCTAAAATATCTCATGACTATCACTTGTCTATCTCTAGGTTTCAACTGATTTAAGAGTTCCTTTAAAAGTATACTATCAATAACATCTATCTCGTCTTCTTTATTGCTTAACTTATCTATAAGATACAATGGAGAACCATCACTTTGATTAATAACATCGTACAGATAGTCTGGCTGATAACTTGAATCTAATGCTACAACTATTTCTTCTTTATCTACATCAACTTCATCAGCTATCTCTTGTATTGTAGGTTCCCTACCCAATTCTTTAGTTAATTTTTCCTTAGCATATTTAGCTTTAGTAGCCGTTTGCTTTAGAGATCTACTAACTTTTATCATTCCATCATCTCTCAGAAATCTTTTTATCTCACCCATAATCATGGGAACAGCATAGGTTGAAAATCTAACATCATAGCTTGAATCAAATTTGTCAATAGCTTTCAACAACCCAATGCACCCTATTTGAAATAAATCTTCAATATCATAACCCCTGTTGGCAAACCCTCTCAAAACACTTTTTACAAGGCCTAGATTGCTACAAACCAATTTTTCTTTTGCTTCCTCATCTCCCTGTTGAGCCAATTTAATCAATTTCATGGTCTCTTCGTGACTCAAAAGATTGCTTTCATAAGATTCTCTATTCTCCATATTATCTACTCCTTATTGGAAAGGCTTTGGAACTTTTTCCTCATTTTGACCACTGTTCCTTCTCCTATATGGCTAGCAACTTCTAATTTATCCATAAAAGTTTCCATGACAGTAAATCCCATACCTGATCTCTCCAATTCAGGCTTTGACGTATAAAAAGGCTCCATAGCTTTTTCTAAGTCCTCTATACCCTTCCCTTTATCATAAACTAATATCTCTATTTCTTGATTTTCTATTTTAGACTCTATAGTGACAATTCCTTCTGTATCTTCATATCCATGTATAATAGCATTAGTCACTGCCTCTGACACAGCTGTTTTTATATCAGATATTTCTTCAATGGTAGGATCTAATTGGGAGGCAAAAGCAGCCACAACCACTCTTGCAAAGGCCTCATTTGTTGATTTGCTCAAAAAATCAAGTTTCATATAATTTTTATTATTCATAGTATTCTCACCCCTCTAAACTATTATTTATAGCATTTTCTATAGAATCGTATAGCTCAATTATTTTTAGAATTCCAGACATACGTAATATTCTAATCACATTCGAACTAGAACTAACAATAGAAACTTTTCCACCATTTTCTTCACACATCTTATACCTTCCCATGATAAGTCCAATTCCTGAGCTGTCCATAAAATTTAACTCTCTTAAATCAAATACAATATTTTTCTTTCCTTCATCCAAATACCAAATGTCAATTTTCTCTCTTGCCTCTTCTGTACTATGATGATCTAATTCCCCCTTAAACTTAACTATCAAAATATCCTCAATGGTATCTAAAATAAGTCGCAAAATACCGCCTCCTGACCTTGAATTTTAAATTAACTATTCTACAAAGCTTATGAATATTCCTTCAATGAAAAATGACTAGTTTTGTAAAAAAAAGAAAAATAGAGTCAAAGGACTCTATTTTAAATGTTTACATGCAACTACAACATGACCCAATAGTATAGAAGTTGTCACACTGCCTACACCTCCAGGTACAGGAGTTATACTCTTTACTTTTGTATTTACATTGTCAAAATCTACATCACCAGAAATATTTCCACCTTTATCTAAACTAATCCCCACATCAATTATCACTGAATTTTCATTGAAATATCCTTCATCAAAATATTTAGCTCTTCCAAGAGCAGTAACTACTATGTCAGAACTTTTTGTAACTTTCTTTAAATCTTTTGTTCTTGAATGACAAATAGTCACTGTAGCATTTTTACCTAAAAGCATCATACTCAAAGGTTTCCCAACGACCATGCTCCTATTTACAACTGAAACTTTTGCGCCTTCTAGAGGTATATCATAAAACTCCATAATCTTCATTGCTGCTTTTGGAGTACATGGAGCAAATCCATCCATATCTCCTTCAAATACCTTTTCTAAATTTAGTGGATTCATACAATCAACGTCTTTTAGTGAACTAATAGTATTATTTATTTGTTCTTCATCTATATGTTTGGGAAGAGGCCTAAAGATAAGTATCCCATGAATATCCATATCCTGATTTAATTTTTCTATAATCTCTAACAAACCTTCAGTAGAAATAGATTCTTCCAATTCATATACTTTTGCTACAATTCCTACACTATCACAATTTTTCAAGATACTCTTTTCATAAGCAATATCATCAGAATTTTGACCTACTCTTAAAATCCCTAATGTAGGACTTATCCCTACATTGTTTAATTCAACTACCTCCTTTTTTATATTTTCTTTTATATTTTTAGCTACTTCTTTTCCACTTAAAATGTCAGCCATATAAAAACCTCCCAATATATATGTAATAATTTTATTATAACATAAAGAACCAAAAAAAATGTAGCAGAGAATAATTCTCGCTACATTTTATAAAGTATACATCATCCTATTTAATTTTAACAGTTTCTCGTTTTAAATCCTCTTCAAGCACAGATTTTCCTCTAAATCTAACTATGATATAAATTAAAGCTAAGCCAAGAATCAAAACCAATGCCGCAGGTGCACCAGTAATTCCTTTTATTAAATAACATATTATTGAAACAGCTGCAACTATCATGGCATAGGGCATTTGAGTACTTACATGATCTAAATGATCGGCACCAGCAGCCATAGATGACATAATAGTTGTATCTGAAATAGGTGAAATATGATCTCCCAATATTGCCCCACTTAAAACTGTGCTTATAGTGACAATCAACATATTAGGATCCGCTCCCATTTCTACATAACTTTCTGCCAATGGCAAAGCTAATGGTACAACTATAGCCATTGTTCCCCAAGCAGTACCAGTAGCAATAGAAATAAGAGAAGATATTATAAATACTATCACTGGCAACAATGCAATTGGCAAAGAACCAGACACAGCTCCTACCAAAAATTTAGCAGCTCCTACATCTTTTGTCACACTGCCAATTGACCAGGCAAGTACCAATATAATACAAGCCATAACCATGGATTTAGCTCCCTCTACCCAAGTATCAAATGCCTCCCCAACTGTGAAAATTCTTTGTGATACTCCCATGATCATAGCAACCATACTAGAAATAAGAGATCCCCATAGTAAAGCTTTAAATGAATCTCCATTTCCAAAAGCTTCCCTAAAGCTTGTAGCACCTTCTGAACCAGTATACCAAATACCTACAAATACAACTATTATCAAAGTCAATATAGGTACAACGGCATTTGAAGCTTTAAGCTTAATATCACTTCTTATTTCCATTTTCCCTATTTCGTCACTACTCATTGGATTGGAACCATCTGCAACAAGTTTTCCCGTAAGTCGAGCTCTTTTTTCCGCTTCATACATCGGTCCAAAATCCCTTTGAGTCAATATGATCATCAAAACCATAAACAAAGTGAAAATGCAATAATACATATATGGGATAGTCTTTAAAAAAACACTATAACCATTAACTTCCATTCCCATTCCCTTATATGAATCACTTATAACTCCAATCATATATCCAACCCAAGTTGATACAAGGGCAAGGCCTGTAATTGGTGCTGCAGTTGAATCTATAATATATGATAATTTTTCTTTTGATACATTGTTTTTATCGGTTAAAGGTCGCATTGTAGGTCCAACTATCAATGTATTAGCATAATCATCAAAAAATACTAATATACCTAAAACCCAAGTAAAAAGTTGAGCAGTCTTAGGGCTCTTGACTTTTTTCCCTAATCCCTCTGCAACAGCTAAAGTCCCTCCCATTTTGTTTACTACACCAATCATTCCTCCAATAGCCAACAAAAATATAATTACACTAGCAGAATCCGGATCAGCAAGTGAACCAAGAATATACTGATCTAATGATCTCAAAAAACCAAATCCTGGATTCCATCCATTTAGCATTGTAGCTCCAAGAAACACTCCTAAAAATAAAGATAATAACACCTGTTTAGTAACGAAAGCTAATACAATTGCAACAAGTGGTGGTAAAATTGATAACCAGCCAAAGTCAATTTCTTCATCATTTTCTGCAAATACTGGAATTGTTAATATCAAAGTCAAGATTAATAGTACAGCTATAAACACTTTCCTGTTCATTAATAATCCTCCTTTGTTTGTTTTTTAACAATGCCTGCTATACTAACCCCCTTTCCTAAAATATTAGAACCTCTTCCTTTAAATAATTTATTTAAAAAATATTAAAAGAAGCCAAGAGCAATAACTGTTGACAATATTCCTACTAGAGTTCCAGTCACTAAGTCCTTAAAAGAATGCCTCTTTAAATTTATCCTTGCCCAAAACACTATAGGTAATAATAAAAACAACCAAAGTGCTGGTACTCCTAAAAAATGATACAAAAGTGTTATCGGACCAGATACCCCACAAGCATGTCCACTAGCTTTTACTTTGACAATCTTATTGATAAAAGCTAACATACCCCCCGATGCAATATATGCACTAAAAATCTTTTCTACAATAACTGGTGCTTTCAATATAAAAACAAGAGCTGTTCCCAATATATAACTTGAAACTGCTAAAACAAAAGCAAGCTTTCTCTCTCCATCTCTTCCCTTGTCCTTAAACCCTGGTAAAATTCTTTTAAGTGGATATGCCAACAATGGCATTATGGTTAGAAAAAAAATTGAATAAAAATACCACCCACAGCTTTTAAAATCTTCCCTAAAATTAAAGTATAGCAATGTAATTGAAAATAGTGCTACAATTGGAACTACCGTCAAAATACTAATGAATTTGGCTATTTTTTCTTTCAAATAATTACCCCCTAAAAACTATTTATTAGTCACAATTCTTCTCGCCGTCACATATCTAGAGGCATAATATTTTGAATTTATATTTGCCCTTTCTACTTTTTTAGAACCAGAAGATGCATGAATCATCTGCTGATCTCCTATATAAAGGCCTACATGAGAAATTCCCTTTCCAGAAGTATTGAAAAAGACCAAATCTCCAGGTAAAAGTTCTGATTTTTTAACAGGAACACCTACTCCTACTTGATCTCTCGATGATCTTGGAAGTTTAATTCCTAAACTATTTTTATAGATTGAAAATGTGAGCCCTGAGCAATCATATCCTTTTTCCCCTATATCTCCAGATACATAGGGACTGCCAACCACAGCATGAGCACTCGATATAAGCTTATTTAAGCTAGAAGTTCTTCTTGAAAACATATTTCTTGAAGCAAATTCTCTTCCTCTATCAAGTTTTATATAATCCTTTGGTACTTGGAATTCATTCTCAAATTCATCTATGACAATAAATTTATTGTTTCTAAATTCCTTAATGGGTACTATATCACCTTTAACTAATATATAAAAGCATTTACCGCCATTATTTATAGTTTTATTGACTGTAGAAATTCCACAGCTTATGTAATCTTCTTTAAACGACTCATCTTTAAAAAATTTCATTTTTGCATAACCTTTATTGAAATTTTTCCCTGCAAATAATCCATACTCTCCAGAAGAGCTAATTAAAGTAACAATTTCTCCAGACTTTAATTCTCCTATAACTCTTCCATCTGAATTCGGTTTGTCCAACAAATTTGTTTTATCTATAGCCTTATAATTTTTATTGATTTTTTTAGTTTTTAAAATGTATTCTTTGGGTACTTCGTAAAAATTTGAATCTTTTTTTATTGTATATAAACCCTTAGATTCTTCTTCTATATCAACTACTTCTTCTTGACTAAAATTCTCTTTGATTCCATTTTTATCGGATAAACTAAAATTTTTTATAAATATTCCTGTATCAGCAAATCCTATAGATGAAAACATGACTAATATTAAAATAGTAGCTATAAAAGATCTCCTCTTTTTCCCCACCACCAACACATCCTTTTTTTATTAGTCCTCTCTAAAAAAACTTATTATATTTGATATTATATATTATATTATATAATGTATCAATATTATAATTGATTTTTATTGCAAGAATTTTATGAATTTTTTAAGCATCATAAAAAAACCCAAGAAAATTAGTCATCTTGGGTCCCAATTGGTTCTACATGAACCATGCAATGTTTTACATTCGAAACTCCACCCTCAATAGAATCATGAACTTCTTCTGCTATTTCATGACCTCTTTCCACAGTAAGAGCTCCCTCAACAGAAATCTCAATATCTACATACAGTTTGTTTCCAAACATTCTAGTCTTTAATAAATTTATATTTTCAACCCCATCTATAGATTGAGCCAATTTTTTTATCTTGTCTACAGTTTCATCATCTGCAGACTCATCTACTAATTCCTTAGTAGCTCTTATATATAAGTCAACTCCTACCTTAATTACAAACAAACTAACCGTTATACCGGCTATAGGATCTAATACCTTTAAGCCCATCCTAGCACCAAGTATTCCAGCAAAAGTTCCAATAGAAGAAAATGCGTCAGATCTATGATGCCATGCATCAGCTTCAAGGGATAAACTTTTTATCTTTTTTGCTACTTTAACTGTATACCAATACATGCCTTCCTTAGCTATAATAGAAACTAAAGCAGCTATCAAGGCTATTAGACCAGGTGTTTTAATATTTCCATATATTAATGTCTTTACTCCTTCATATCCAATAAAGAAACCTGTTAATATAAGCATGACACTTAAAATTTTTGCAAATACAGCTTCATACTTCTCGTGACCATAAGGGTGCTCTTTGTCTGCATCTTTTGACGATACCTTTAACCCCAAAATTACCACAACAGTAGTTAAGACATCTGACAAAGTATGAACACCGTCAGCAAGCATAGCACTACTTTTCCCTACAACTCCAGAAATTATTTTAAAAATAGACAAAATTACATTTACTATTATTGTGATGACTGAAGTTTTAACTCCCAATTTGAAATCATCCATAATATTACCTCCAAAATATATAATATTATATTATTATATGCATAATTTATTTCAATTGATAATATTATATACCCATTAATCTCAAAAATCTAGCATTTTACACAAATAGAACTCATTATCAATTGATAATGAGTTCTATTACCAATAAAAGGAGTAGCAGTATATTTTCTACCCTTTAGCAAATACTAATATTACTTTAAAATGAAAGGAAGATTGGTATGGAACAAAGATTTGTAGTCATAACTAATAATAATTTTTCCCAGCCTATGTCTAGAGAAAATGCTATAAAAATGGTTAAAGAATATGATAAAAAGGGAATAGATGGATATATAGTATCTGAAGATGAGGCTAAACGAATAAAAACTCCTGAAAATTTCAATGAACCAAAATGGGATTAGGAAGTGGAATGGCTATTTCACTTCCAATTCATCAACATATTTATCACAATTTTTGCAATAATATCTAATCTCCACTTCAGTTCCACAATCTTTATGGCAAACTGTTTTATTACAATTATCTAGATACCTACTTGCCCATAATATCATAGCATTAAATACATAATTAAAATCCTTTCCTTTCTCCGTCATCATATATTTATATCTAGGAGGATGTTCATTGTATAGTTCCAAATATATGATCTCATTTTCCTCAAGGATTTTTATCCTATCTGAAAGGATATTTGTAGGTATTGGTTCTAATGCTTCTTCCAGTTCTTTAAAAGTATTTTTGCCTTTAGATATTCTGTGAAGAACCAACATAGTCCATCTATCTCCTAAAATATTTAAAGTTTGAGCTAAATTACAATCAAAATCATAAGTATTCTTCAACATATCACTTCCTTTCTAATCCACCATCTATAAGCATTTTCATAAATTCTTTATC
It includes:
- the sigF gene encoding RNA polymerase sporulation sigma factor SigF, with translation MENRESYESNLLSHEETMKLIKLAQQGDEEAKEKLVCSNLGLVKSVLRGFANRGYDIEDLFQIGCIGLLKAIDKFDSSYDVRFSTYAVPMIMGEIKRFLRDDGMIKVSRSLKQTATKAKYAKEKLTKELGREPTIQEIADEVDVDKEEIVVALDSSYQPDYLYDVINQSDGSPLYLIDKLSNKEDEIDVIDSILLKELLNQLKPRDRQVIVMRYFRDKTQVEVAEMLGISQVQVSRIEKRILEDIRNMLVKA
- the spoIIAB gene encoding anti-sigma F factor translates to MNNKNYMKLDFLSKSTNEAFARVVVAAFASQLDPTIEEISDIKTAVSEAVTNAIIHGYEDTEGIVTIESKIENQEIEILVYDKGKGIEDLEKAMEPFYTSKPELERSGMGFTVMETFMDKLEVASHIGEGTVVKMRKKFQSLSNKE
- a CDS encoding STAS domain-containing protein (This anti-anti-sigma factor, or anti-sigma factor antagonist, belongs to a family that includes characterized members SpoIIAA, RsbV, RsfA, and RsfB.), whose translation is MRLILDTIEDILIVKFKGELDHHSTEEAREKIDIWYLDEGKKNIVFDLRELNFMDSSGIGLIMGRYKMCEENGGKVSIVSSSSNVIRILRMSGILKIIELYDSIENAINNSLEG
- a CDS encoding bifunctional 5,10-methylenetetrahydrofolate dehydrogenase/5,10-methenyltetrahydrofolate cyclohydrolase, whose product is MADILSGKEVAKNIKENIKKEVVELNNVGISPTLGILRVGQNSDDIAYEKSILKNCDSVGIVAKVYELEESISTEGLLEIIEKLNQDMDIHGILIFRPLPKHIDEEQINNTISSLKDVDCMNPLNLEKVFEGDMDGFAPCTPKAAMKIMEFYDIPLEGAKVSVVNRSMVVGKPLSMMLLGKNATVTICHSRTKDLKKVTKSSDIVVTALGRAKYFDEGYFNENSVIIDVGISLDKGGNISGDVDFDNVNTKVKSITPVPGGVGSVTTSILLGHVVVACKHLK
- a CDS encoding Na+/H+ antiporter NhaC family protein, with product MNRKVFIAVLLILTLILTIPVFAENDEEIDFGWLSILPPLVAIVLAFVTKQVLLSLFLGVFLGATMLNGWNPGFGFLRSLDQYILGSLADPDSASVIIFLLAIGGMIGVVNKMGGTLAVAEGLGKKVKSPKTAQLFTWVLGILVFFDDYANTLIVGPTMRPLTDKNNVSKEKLSYIIDSTAAPITGLALVSTWVGYMIGVISDSYKGMGMEVNGYSVFLKTIPYMYYCIFTLFMVLMIILTQRDFGPMYEAEKRARLTGKLVADGSNPMSSDEIGKMEIRSDIKLKASNAVVPILTLIIVVFVGIWYTGSEGATSFREAFGNGDSFKALLWGSLISSMVAMIMGVSQRIFTVGEAFDTWVEGAKSMVMACIILVLAWSIGSVTKDVGAAKFLVGAVSGSLPIALLPVIVFIISSLISIATGTAWGTMAIVVPLALPLAESYVEMGADPNMLIVTISTVLSGAILGDHISPISDTTIMSSMAAGADHLDHVSTQMPYAMIVAAVSIICYLIKGITGAPAALVLILGLALIYIIVRFRGKSVLEEDLKRETVKIK
- a CDS encoding C40 family peptidase gives rise to the protein MGKKRRSFIATILILVMFSSIGFADTGIFIKNFSLSDKNGIKENFSQEEVVDIEEESKGLYTIKKDSNFYEVPKEYILKTKKINKNYKAIDKTNLLDKPNSDGRVIGELKSGEIVTLISSSGEYGLFAGKNFNKGYAKMKFFKDESFKEDYISCGISTVNKTINNGGKCFYILVKGDIVPIKEFRNNKFIVIDEFENEFQVPKDYIKLDRGREFASRNMFSRRTSSLNKLISSAHAVVGSPYVSGDIGEKGYDCSGLTFSIYKNSLGIKLPRSSRDQVGVGVPVKKSELLPGDLVFFNTSGKGISHVGLYIGDQQMIHASSGSKKVERANINSKYYASRYVTARRIVTNK